The Candidatus Mycosynbacter amalyticus genome contains the following window.
CTTTGCGCGCCTGAGCTTCGTCTTTTTTGGCACCGTCGGTAATTTCGATAGCCTTGTGTTGGGCTTTTAGTACAATATCGTTGGCTTTTTTCTCGGCGTCGGCTATAGCGTGTTCGCCTTTGCGCTTGGCGCCAGCGCGCTGCGAGCGCTCGTAGCCAACCGCCCCACCTACACCCAAAAGAAGTCCTACCACTGCGGCAAGAATCTCTATCATATATCCATCCTTTCTCCTGCTGACCCCTGTCTCGGGCTTTGCTACATATAAAAGGTATCGGTAGCCCGCTTCTTGTGGGGCGCTGTAATGCAGAAATCAGTTAATCAGTAAATCAAACGCTTAATATAAATCAGAAAGCTATTTCTATTGTAGCCCTAGCCCGAGCAAAAGTGCAACCACTTATTTGCGCGGGGCAGTGATACGCGCCTCACGGCCGTATTCTGGCAGCACAATCTGGTCGTTTTCGCCGGCAGCAAGCCGGGCCAATGCGTCGTCTCGCCATTGCTCACCCAGTGTGCCCACGATAGGAATGTGCTCACTGTCGGCGACAGTGTTGAGGGTGGTGATGCCGATACGCAGGCCAGTGAAGCTTCCTGGGCCACAGAGCACGCCGATACCGTCTAGGCCTGCCAGCGTTTGCTCGTGTTCGGCAAGCTTGGCAACGAGAAACTCGAGCAGCCCACGTGCCAGCTCACGATCAGCCTGCCAGGCATATTCATATCGCGCTTCGCCGTCGACAAGTGTCAGTTTACACTCCGGCGTCGATGTATCGAGGAGCAAAATCATG
Protein-coding sequences here:
- the tsaB gene encoding tRNA (adenosine(37)-N6)-threonylcarbamoyltransferase complex dimerization subunit type 1 TsaB → MILLLDTSTPECKLTLVDGEARYEYAWQADRELARGLLEFLVAKLAEHEQTLAGLDGIGVLCGPGSFTGLRIGITTLNTVADSEHIPIVGTLGEQWRDDALARLAAGENDQIVLPEYGREARITAPRK